In Cynocephalus volans isolate mCynVol1 chromosome 13, mCynVol1.pri, whole genome shotgun sequence, a genomic segment contains:
- the LOC134361654 gene encoding elongin-A-like, protein MKSRMRSLPGRDTDCRHIAELAFKSHFFSFVMATECKRSDAGNSHMPKRSPLRGGSSRRRLRTPKQKQQVSPAAVGEDPRAQTELLAVLRTELRPKQRRPPSCADEAAPGTAMAADGALHAVVKLQARLAAHSDPKKLAKYLKKLSALPVTAHSLAETGVRKTVKRLRTHQHVGSLARDLAAQWKKLLVVARDTRPEQLALEESRSRKRPREEFPKEPKVQGACPESHGASESPSDGTERGHRKHRRLSHLQIPPKGSPGGDRRGGSTKRYTVALASSSDWASSGDGHIRIRLSLAGPHQMCVDHCVPPEEEGPEPAVLRQKPGKGHADAPQGSPGLRQEGHLGKPRGQGAVVSPSPAQVSSHRQKGPAGAGDDEMFPAGFSQKSHKAFSPEEGPRAISGDSTKDKPPSRRARREKASELGCVPSLPALDAARDNHLEEKRDKDSDEPKADETKKPSPESLDTGEGAGGLLPTVPGKLSNKLSTREGIRRPSTWESSLPEEEELADMEADSEQPAVPFEAYSTYGRPWKGKERTVKTLATTLRVKDLHETDSKRTRENGSLLPRLAKVQENETEEPPPPGAHVAKLKRVPTDAPPVLPDLPLPGMRASDRALSVLELMSSFPPEIHALPSPQQEEEGGFPTGRRRNSKMPVYSGPRSAGLPRTVTACERRVWALGTSVPAVREAGGDPCPAPEPAWKGCTPDQPGRTIEKYNPTLAKETGHLWKRRCQRDFKEARPEEHESWREMYLRLREARERRLRLVTMKIRSARAERPRGRQTQMIFFHSVLDKPCEVPRRQEKPASGGAAIPDKAEVQPAPRPQESSRPPSSSTGGHSRFHPLPARPPSCGPSTRKAAAKKVAPLMAKTIRDYRNTYSRR, encoded by the exons ATGAAATCTCGCATGCGCAGCCTGCCTGGCCGGGAC ACCGACTGTCGCCACATTGCAGAGCTTGCGTTTAAGTCACACTTCTTTTCCTTCGTAATGGCCACCGAGTGCAAGAGGAGTGATGCGGGCAATTcgcatatgccaaagagaagcc CGCTTCGCGGCGGTTCTTCCAGGCGGCGGCTCCGCACCCCCAAGCAAAAGCAGCAGGTCAGCCCGGCGGCGGTCGGCGAGGACCCGCGTGCCCAGACCGAGCTGCTCGCTGTACTGAGGACAGAGCTGCGGCCCAAGCAGCGACGCCCGCCCAGCTGCGCCGACGAGGCTGCGCCCGGGACGGCCATGGCAGCCGACGGGGCGCTGCACGCCGTGGTCAAGCTGCAGGCGCGCCTGGCTGCCCACTCCGATCCCAAGAAGCTGGCGAAATACCTGAAGAAACTCTCCGCCTTGCCAGTGACAGCACACTCCCTGGCGGAGACTGGAGTCCGCAAGACGGTCAAGCGCTTGCGCACACACCAGCACGTGGGCAGCTTGGCCAGGGACTTAGCCGCCCAGTGGAAGAAGTTGCTGGTCGTGGCGCGGGACACCCGGCCTGAACAACTGGCCTTGGAGGAGAGCCGTTCCCGAAAGCGCCCCAGGGAGGAGTTTCCGAAGGAGCCGAAGGTGCAGGGCGCCTGCCCAGAAAGCCACGGAGCCTCCGAGAGCCCATCCGACGGCACGGAGCGCGGACACAGAAAGCACAGGAGACTCTCGCATCTCCAAATACCTCCCAAGGGGTCTCCCGGTGGCGACAGGAGAGGCGGGAGCACCAAGCGCTACACAGTTGCACTGGCTTCCTCCTCAGACTGGGCGTCTTCCGGCGATGGCCACATCCGGATCCGTCTGTCCCTTgccggtcctcaccagatgtgcgtgGACCATTGCGTGCCCCCGGAGGAGGAGGGCCCCGAGCCCGCTGTTCTCCGCCAGAAGCCTGGAAAAGGCCACGCTGATGCCCCTCAGGGCAGTCCGGGACTCCGTCAAGAGGGACACCTGGGCAAACCCCGGGGGCAAGGGGCCGTCGTGAGCCCAAGCCCGGCGCAGGTATCTTCCCACAGGCAGAAAGGCCCGGCGGGGGCTGGGGACGACGAGATGTTCCCTGCTGGATTCAGCCAGAAATCCCACAAGGCCTTCTCCCCAGAGGAAGGTCCAAGGGCCATCTCGGGGGACAGTACCAAGGACAAACCGCCCTCTAGGCgggccaggagagagaaggcatcgGAGCTCGGTTGCGTTCCCTCTCTACCCGCCTTGGACGCTGCTCGGGACAACCACCTAGAGGAGAAGAGGGACAAAGACTCTGACGAACCCAAAGCAGACGAAACAAAGAAGCCAAGCCCAGAAAGCTTAGACACAGGAGAGGGCGCAGGAGGCCTGCTGCCCACGGTGCCAGGCAAGCTTTCCAACAAGCTCAGCACTCGAGAAGGGATACGCAGACCTTCCACCTGGGAGAGCTCCCTCCCTGAAGAGGAGGAGTTGGCAGATATGGAGGCTGACTCTGAGCAGCCTGCTGTGCCCTTTGAGGCATACTCCACCTATGGCCGGccttggaagggaaaggaaaggacggTGAAAACTCTGGCCACTACTCTGAGAGTCAAAGACCTTCACGAGACGGACTCTAAACGCACTCGTGAAAATGGGAGCCTGCTTCCCAGACTAGCCAAGGTGcaggaaaatgagacagaggaGCCGCCACCGCCCGGAGCGCACGTAGCCAAGCTGAAAAGGGTCCCCACCGACGCCCCGCCGGTGCTGCCAGACCTCCCGTTACCCGGGATGCGGGCCAGTGACAGGGCACTGTCTGTCCTTGAACTGATGTCCTCCTTCCCGCCAGAGATACACgcactcccttccccccagcaaGAAGAAGAGGGTGGATTTCCTACGGGACGCAGAAGGAACTCGAAGATGCCGGTGTACTCGGGCCCCAGGAGCGCCGGCCTGCCTAGAACCGTGACTGCGTGTGAGCGGCGGGTGTGGGCCCTCGGGACCAGCGTCCCTGCTGTCCGGGAAGCGGGGGGAGACCCGTGTCCTGCTCCGGAGCCCGCGTGGAAGGGGTGCACGCCCGATCAGCCAGGTCGCACCATCGAGAAATACAATCCCACACTAGCGAAAGAAACGGGCCACTTATGGAAAAGGCGCTGTCAACGAGACTTTAAGGAAGCCCGGCCGGAGGAGCACGAGTCGTGGCGGGAGATGTACCTGCGGCTCCGGGAGGCCCGAGAGCGGCGGCTCCGGCTGGTGACGATGAAGATCCGCTCTGCACGCGCCGAGAGGCccagaggcagacagacacagatGATCTTCTTCCACTCTGTGCTCGACAAGCCTTGTGAGgttcccaggaggcaggaaaagccTGCCTCGGGAGGAGCGGCCATCCCCGATAAAGCCGAGGTGCAGCCGGCCCCACGCCCACAGGAGAGCAGCCGGCCCCCCTCCAGCAGCACCGGTGGCCACAGCCGCTTTCACCCGCTCCCTGCGAGGCCCCCCTCCT
- the LOC134361656 gene encoding elongin-A-like, whose translation MKSRMRSLPGRDTDCRHIAELAFKSHFFSFVMATECKRSDAGNSHMPKRSRRIWFNSSHRFLEDAHKAAAVVSSEVVNLPRRSLLIESWRRLRTPKQKQQVSPAAVGEDPRAQAELLAVLRTELRPKQRRPPSCADEAAPGTAMAADGALHAVVKLQARLAAHSDPKKLAKYLKKLSALPVTAHSLAETGVRKTVKRLRTQQHVGSLARDLAAQGKKLLVVARDTRPKQLALEESRSRKRPREEFPKEPKVQGACPESHGASESPSDGTERGHRKHRRLSQLQTPPKGSPGGDRRGGSTKRYTVALASSSDWASSGDGHIRIRLSLAGPHQMCVDHCVPPEEEGPEPAVLRQKPGKGHADAPQGSPGLRQEGHLGKPRGQGAVVSPSPAQVSSHRQKGPAGAGDDEMFPAGFSQKSHKAFSPEEGPRAISGDSTKDKPPSRRARREKASELGCVPSLPALDAARDNHLEEKRDKDSDEPKADETKKPSPESLDTGEGAGGLLPTVPGKLSNKLSTREGIRRPSTWESSLPEEEELADMEADSEQPAVPFEAYSTYGRPWKGKERTVKTLATTLRVKDLHETDSKRTRENGSLLPRLAKVQENETEEPPPPGAHVAKLKRVPTDAPPVLPDLPLPGMRASDRALSVLELMSSFPPEIHALPSPQQEEEGGFPTGRRRNSKMPVYSGPRSAGLPRTVTACERRVWALGTSVPAVREAGGDPCPAPEPAWKGCTPDQPGRIIEKYNPTLAKETGHLWKRRCQRDFKEARPEEHESWREMYLRLREVRERRLRLVTMKIRSARAERPRGRQTQMIFFHSVLDKPCEVPRRQEKPASGGAAIPDKAEVQPAPRPQESSRPPSSSTGGHSRFHPLPARPPSCGPSTRKAAAKKVAPLMAKTIRDYRNTYSRR comes from the exons ATGAAATCTCGCATGCGCAGCCTGCCTGGCCGGGAC ACCGACTGTCGCCACATTGCAGAGCTTGCGTTTAAGTCACACTTCTTTTCCTTCGTAATGGCCACCGAGTGCAAGAGGAGTGATGCGGGCAATTcgcatatgccaaagagaagcc GAAGAATATGGTTCAACAGCAGCCACAGATTTTTAGAAGATGCCCACAAGGCCGCAGCAGTGGTCAGTagcgaagtggttaatcttcctcgC AGGTCACTCCTGATTGAGTCCTG GCGGCGGCTCCGCACCCCCAAGCAAAAGCAGCAGGTCAGCCCGGCGGCGGTCGGCGAGGACCCGCGTGCCCAGGCCGAGCTGCTCGCTGTACTGAGGACAGAGCTGCGGCCCAAGCAGCGACGCCCGCCCAGCTGCGCCGACGAGGCTGCGCCCGGGACGGCCATGGCAGCCGACGGGGCGCTGCACGCCGTGGTCAAGCTGCAGGCGCGCCTGGCTGCCCACTCCGATCCCAAGAAGCTGGCGAAATACCTGAAGAAACTCTCCGCCTTGCCAGTGACAGCACACTCCCTGGCGGAGACTGGAGTCCGCAAGACGGTCAAGCGCTTGCGCACACAGCAGCACGTGGGCAGCTTGGCCAGGGACTTAGCCGCCCAGGGGAAGAAGTTGCTGGTCGTGGCGCGGGACACCCGGCCTAAACAACTGGCCTTGGAAGAGAGCCGTTCCCGAAAGCGCCCCAGGGAGGAGTTTCCGAAGGAGCCGAAGGTGCAGGGCGCCTGCCCAGAAAGCCACGGAGCCTCCGAGAGCCCATCCGACGGCACGGAGCGCGGACACAGAAAGCACAGGAGACTCTCGcagctccaaacacctcccaagggGTCTCCCGGTGGCGACAGGAGAGGCGGGAGCACCAAGCGCTACACAGTTGCACTGGCTTCCTCCTCAGACTGGGCGTCTTCCGGCGATGGCCACATCCGGATCCGTCTGTCCCTTgccggtcctcaccagatgtgcgtgGACCATTGCGTGCCCCCGGAGGAGGAGGGCCCCGAGCCCGCTGTTCTCCGCCAGAAGCCTGGAAAAGGCCACGCTGATGCCCCTCAGGGCAGTCCGGGACTCCGTCAAGAGGGACACCTGGGCAAACCCCGGGGGCAAGGGGCCGTCGTGAGCCCAAGCCCGGCGCAGGTATCTTCCCACAGGCAGAAAGGCCCGGCGGGGGCTGGGGACGACGAGATGTTCCCTGCTGGATTCAGCCAGAAATCCCACAAGGCCTTCTCCCCAGAGGAAGGTCCAAGGGCCATCTCGGGGGACAGTACCAAGGACAAACCGCCCTCTAGGCgggccaggagagagaaggcatcgGAGCTCGGTTGCGTTCCCTCTCTACCCGCCTTGGACGCTGCTCGGGACAACCACCTAGAGGAGAAGAGGGACAAAGACTCTGACGAACCCAAAGCAGACGAAACAAAGAAGCCAAGCCCAGAAAGCTTAGACACAGGAGAGGGCGCAGGAGGCCTGCTGCCCACGGTGCCAGGCAAGCTTTCCAACAAGCTCAGCACTCGAGAAGGGATACGCAGACCTTCCACCTGGGAGAGCTCCCTCCCTGAAGAGGAGGAGTTGGCAGATATGGAGGCTGACTCTGAGCAGCCTGCTGTGCCCTTTGAGGCATACTCCACCTATGGCCGGccttggaagggaaaggaaaggacggTGAAAACTCTGGCCACTACTCTGAGAGTCAAAGACCTTCACGAGACGGACTCTAAACGCACTCGTGAAAATGGGAGCCTGCTTCCCAGACTAGCCAAGGTGcaggaaaatgagacagaggaGCCGCCACCGCCCGGAGCGCACGTAGCCAAGCTGAAAAGGGTCCCCACCGACGCCCCGCCGGTGCTGCCAGACCTCCCGTTACCCGGGATGCGGGCCAGTGACAGGGCACTGTCTGTCCTTGAACTGATGTCCTCCTTCCCGCCAGAGATACACgcactcccttccccccagcaaGAAGAAGAGGGTGGATTTCCTACGGGACGCAGAAGGAACTCGAAGATGCCGGTGTACTCGGGCCCCAGGAGCGCCGGCCTGCCTAGAACCGTGACTGCGTGTGAGCGGCGGGTGTGGGCCCTCGGGACCAGCGTCCCTGCTGTCCGGGAAGCGGGGGGAGACCCGTGTCCTGCTCCGGAGCCCGCGTGGAAGGGGTGCACGCCCGATCAGCCAGGTCGCATCATCGAGAAATACAATCCCACACTAGCGAAAGAAACGGGCCACTTATGGAAAAGGCGCTGTCAACGAGACTTTAAGGAAGCCCGGCCGGAGGAGCACGAGTCGTGGCGGGAGATGTACCTGCGGCTCCGGGAGGTCCGAGAGCGGCGGCTCCGGCTGGTGACGATGAAGATCCGCTCTGCACGCGCCGAGAGGCCCAGAGGCCGACAGACACAGATGATCTTCTTCCACTCTGTGCTCGACAAGCCTTGTGAGgttcccaggaggcaggaaaagccTGCCTCGGGAGGAGCGGCCATCCCCGATAAAGCCGAGGTGCAGCCGGCCCCACGCCCACAGGAGAGCAGCCGGCCCCCCTCCAGCAGCACCGGTGGCCACAGCCGCTTTCACCCGCTCCCTGCGAGGCCCCCCTCCTGCGGCCCCAGCACCAGGAAAGCCGCCGCCAAGAAAGTAGCCCCGCTCATGGCCAAGACGATCCGAGATTACAGGAACACATACTCCCGCCGATGA
- the LOC134361655 gene encoding elongin-A-like — protein sequence MKSRMRSLPGRDTDCRHIAELAFKSHFFSFVMATECKRSDAGNSHMPKRSRRIWFNSSHRFLEDAHKAAAVVSSEVVNLPRRSLLIESWRRLRTPKQKQQVSPAAVGEDPRAQAELLAVLRTELRPKQRRPPSCADEAAPGTAMAADGALHAVVKLQARLAAHSDPKKLAKYLKKLSALPVTAHSLAETGVRKTVKRLRTHQDVGSLARDLAAQWKKLLVVARDTRPEQLALEESRSRKRPREEFPKEPKVQGACPESHGASESPSDGTERGHRKHRRLSQLQTPPKGSPGGDRRGGSTKRYTVALASSSDWASSGDGHIRIRLSLAGPHQMCVDHCVPPEEEGPEPAVLRQKPGKGHADAPQGSPGLRQEGHLGKPRGQGAVVSPSPAQVSSHRQKGPAGAGDDEMFPAGFSQKSHKAFSPEEGPRAISGDSTKDKPPSRRARREKASELGCVPSLPALDAARDNHLEEKRDKDSDEPKADETKKPSPESLDTGEGAGGLLPTVPGKLSNKLSTREGIRRPSTWESSLPEEEELADMEADSEQPAVPFEAYSTYGRPWKGKERTVKTLATTLRVKDLHETDSKRTRENGSLLPRLAKVQENETEEPPPPGAHVAKLKRVPTDAPPVLPDLPLPGMRASDRALSVLELMSSFPPEIHALPSPQQEEEGGFPTGRRRNSKMPVYSGPRSAGLPRTVTACERRVWALGTSVPAVREAGGDPCPAPEPAWKGCTPDQPGRTIEKYNPTLAKETGHLWKRRCQRDFKEARPEEHESWREMYLRLREARERRLRLVTMKIRSARAERPRGRQTQMIFFHSVLDKPCEVPRRQEKPASGGAAIPDKAEVQPAPRPQASSRPPSSSTGGHSRFHPLPARPPSCGPSTRKAAAKKVAPLMAKTIRDYRNTYSRR from the exons ATGAAATCTCGCATGCGCAGCCTGCCTGGCCGGGAC ACCGACTGTCGCCACATTGCAGAGCTTGCGTTTAAGTCACACTTCTTTTCCTTCGTAATGGCCACCGAGTGCAAGAGGAGTGATGCGGGCAATTcgcatatgccaaagagaagcc GAAGAATATGGTTCAACAGCAGCCACAGATTTTTAGAAGATGCCCACAAGGCCGCAGCAGTGGTCAGTagcgaagtggttaatcttcctcgC AGGTCACTCCTGATTGAGTCCTG GCGGCGGCTCCGCACCCCCAAGCAAAAGCAGCAGGTCAGCCCGGCGGCGGTCGGCGAGGACCCGCGTGCCCAGGCCGAGCTGCTCGCTGTACTGAGGACAGAGCTGCGGCCCAAGCAGCGACGCCCGCCCAGCTGCGCCGACGAGGCTGCGCCCGGGACGGCCATGGCAGCCGACGGGGCGCTGCACGCCGTGGTCAAGCTGCAGGCGCGCCTGGCTGCCCACTCCGATCCCAAGAAGCTGGCGAAATACCTGAAGAAACTCTCCGCCTTGCCAGTGACAGCACACTCCCTGGCGGAGACTGGAGTCCGCAAGACGGTCAAGCGCTTGCGCACACACCAGGACGTGGGCAGCTTGGCCAGGGACTTAGCCGCCCAGTGGAAGAAGTTGCTGGTCGTGGCGCGGGACACCCGGCCTGAACAACTGGCCTTGGAGGAGAGCCGTTCCCGAAAGCGCCCCAGGGAGGAGTTTCCGAAGGAGCCGAAGGTGCAGGGCGCCTGCCCAGAAAGCCACGGAGCCTCCGAGAGCCCATCCGACGGCACGGAGCGCGGACACAGAAAGCACAGGAGACTCTCGcagctccaaacacctcccaagggGTCTCCCGGTGGCGACAGGAGAGGCGGGAGCACCAAGCGCTACACAGTTGCACTGGCTTCCTCCTCAGACTGGGCGTCTTCCGGCGATGGCCACATCCGGATCCGTCTGTCCCTTgccggtcctcaccagatgtgcgtgGACCATTGCGTGCCCCCGGAGGAGGAGGGCCCCGAGCCCGCTGTTCTCCGCCAGAAGCCTGGAAAAGGCCACGCTGATGCCCCTCAGGGCAGTCCGGGACTCCGTCAAGAGGGACACCTGGGCAAACCCCGGGGGCAAGGGGCCGTCGTGAGCCCAAGCCCGGCGCAGGTATCTTCCCACAGGCAGAAAGGCCCGGCGGGGGCTGGGGACGACGAGATGTTCCCTGCTGGATTCAGCCAGAAATCCCACAAGGCCTTCTCCCCAGAGGAAGGTCCAAGGGCCATCTCGGGGGACAGTACCAAGGACAAACCGCCCTCTAGGCgggccaggagagagaaggcatcgGAGCTCGGTTGCGTTCCCTCTCTACCCGCCTTGGACGCTGCTCGGGACAACCACCTAGAGGAGAAGAGGGACAAAGACTCTGACGAACCCAAAGCAGACGAAACAAAGAAGCCAAGCCCAGAAAGCTTAGACACAGGAGAGGGCGCAGGAGGCCTGCTGCCCACGGTGCCAGGCAAGCTTTCCAACAAGCTCAGCACTCGAGAAGGGATACGCAGACCTTCCACCTGGGAGAGCTCCCTCCCTGAAGAGGAGGAGTTGGCAGATATGGAGGCTGACTCTGAGCAGCCTGCTGTGCCCTTTGAGGCATACTCCACCTATGGCCGGccttggaagggaaaggaaaggacggTGAAAACTCTGGCCACTACTCTGAGAGTCAAAGACCTTCACGAGACGGACTCTAAACGCACTCGTGAAAATGGGAGCCTGCTTCCCAGACTAGCCAAGGTGcaggaaaatgagacagaggaGCCGCCACCGCCCGGAGCGCACGTAGCCAAGCTGAAAAGGGTCCCCACCGACGCCCCGCCGGTGCTGCCAGACCTCCCGTTACCCGGGATGCGGGCCAGTGACAGGGCACTGTCTGTCCTTGAACTGATGTCCTCCTTCCCGCCAGAGATACACgcactcccttccccccagcaaGAAGAAGAGGGTGGATTTCCTACGGGACGCAGAAGGAACTCGAAGATGCCGGTGTACTCGGGCCCCAGGAGCGCCGGCCTGCCTAGAACCGTGACTGCGTGTGAGCGGCGGGTGTGGGCCCTCGGGACCAGCGTCCCTGCTGTCCGGGAAGCGGGGGGAGACCCGTGTCCTGCTCCGGAGCCCGCGTGGAAGGGGTGCACGCCCGATCAGCCAGGTCGCACCATCGAGAAATACAATCCCACACTAGCGAAAGAAACGGGCCACTTATGGAAAAGGCGCTGTCAACGAGACTTTAAGGAAGCCCGGCCGGAGGAGCACGAGTCGTGGCGGGAGATGTACCTGCGGCTCCGGGAGGCCCGAGAGCGGCGGCTCCGGCTGGTGACGATGAAGATCCGCTCTGCACGCGCCGAGAGGCCCAGAGGCCGACAGACACAGATGATCTTCTTCCACTCTGTGCTCGACAAGCCTTGTGAGgttcccaggaggcaggaaaagccTGCCTCGGGAGGAGCGGCCATCCCCGATAAAGCCGAGGTGCAGCCGGCCCCACGCCCACAGGCGAGCAGCCGGCCCCCCTCCAGCAGCACCGGTGGCCACAGCCGCTTTCACCCGCTCCCTGCGAGGCCCCCCTCCTGCGGCCCCAGCACCAGGAAAGCCGCCGCCAAGAAAGTAGCCCCGCTCATGGCCAAGACGATCCGAGATTACAGGAACACATACTCCCGCCGATGA
- the LOC134361657 gene encoding elongin-A-like, with the protein MKSRMRSLPGRDTDCRHIAELAFKSHFFSFVMATECKRSDAGNSHMPKRSPLRGGSSRRRLRTPKQKQQVSPAAVGEDPRAQAELLAVLRTELRPKQRRPPSCADEAAPGTAMAADGALHAVVKLQARLAAHSDPKKLAKYLKKLSALPVTAHSLAETGVRKTVKCLRTHQHVGSLARDLAAQWKKLLVVARDTRPEQLALEESRSRKRPREEFPKEPKVQGACPESHGASESPSDGTERGHRKHRRLSQLQTPPKGSPGGDRRGGSTKRYTVALASSSDWASSGDGHIRIRLSLAGPHQMCVDHCVPPEEEGPEPAVLRQKPGKGHADAPQGSPGLRQEGHLGKPRGQGAVVSPSPAQVSSHRQKGPAGAGDDEMFPAGFSQKSHKAFSPEEGPRAISGDSTKDKPPSRRARREKASELGCVPSLPALDAARDNHLEEKRDKDSDEPKADETKKPSPESLDTGEGAGGLLSNKLSTREGIRRPSTWESSLPEEEELADMEADSEQPAVPFEAYSTYGRPWKGKERTVKTLATTLRVKDLHETDSKRTRENGSLLPRLAKVQENETEEPPPPGAHVAKLKRVPTDAPPVLPDLPLPGMRASDRALSVLELMSSFPPEIHALPSPQQEEEGGFPTGRRRNSKMPVYSGPRSAGLPRTVTACERRVWALGTSVPAVREAGGDPCPAPEPAWKGCTPDQPGRTIEKYNPTLAKETGHLWKRRCQRDFKEARPEEHESWREMYLRLREARERRLRLVTMKIRSARAERPRGRQTQMIFFHSVLDKPCEVPRRQEKPASGGAAIPDKAEVQPAPRPQESSRPPSSSTGGHSRFHPLPARPPSCGPSTRKAAAKKVAPLMAKTIRDYRNTYSRR; encoded by the coding sequence CGCTTCGCGGCGGTTCTTCCAGGCGGCGGCTCCGCACCCCCAAGCAAAAGCAGCAGGTCAGCCCGGCGGCGGTCGGCGAGGACCCGCGTGCCCAGGCCGAGCTGCTCGCTGTACTGAGGACAGAGCTGCGGCCCAAGCAGCGACGCCCGCCCAGCTGCGCCGACGAGGCTGCGCCCGGGACGGCCATGGCAGCCGACGGGGCGCTGCACGCCGTGGTCAAGCTGCAGGCGCGCCTGGCTGCCCACTCCGATCCCAAGAAGCTGGCGAAATACCTGAAGAAACTCTCCGCCTTGCCAGTGACAGCACACTCCCTGGCGGAGACTGGAGTCCGCAAGACGGTCAAGTGCTTGCGCACACACCAGCACGTGGGCAGCTTGGCCAGGGACTTAGCAGCCCAGTGGAAGAAGTTGCTGGTCGTGGCGCGGGACACCCGGCCTGAACAACTGGCCTTGGAGGAGAGCCGTTCCCGAAAGCGCCCCAGGGAGGAGTTTCCGAAGGAGCCGAAGGTGCAGGGCGCCTGCCCAGAAAGCCACGGAGCCTCCGAGAGCCCATCCGACGGCACGGAGCGCGGACACAGAAAGCACAGGAGACTCTCGcagctccaaacacctcccaagggGTCTCCCGGTGGCGACAGGAGAGGCGGGAGCACCAAGCGCTACACAGTTGCACTGGCTTCCTCCTCAGACTGGGCGTCTTCCGGCGATGGCCACATCCGGATCCGTCTGTCCCTTgccggtcctcaccagatgtgcgtgGACCATTGCGTGCCCCCGGAGGAGGAGGGCCCCGAGCCCGCTGTTCTCCGCCAGAAGCCTGGAAAAGGCCACGCTGATGCCCCTCAGGGCAGTCCGGGACTCCGTCAAGAGGGACACCTGGGCAAACCCCGGGGGCAAGGGGCCGTCGTGAGCCCAAGCCCGGCGCAGGTATCTTCCCACAGGCAGAAAGGCCCGGCGGGGGCTGGGGACGACGAGATGTTCCCTGCTGGATTCAGCCAGAAATCCCACAAGGCCTTCTCCCCAGAGGAAGGTCCAAGGGCCATCTCGGGGGACAGTACCAAGGACAAACCGCCCTCTAGGCgggccaggagagagaaggcatcgGAGCTCGGTTGCGTTCCCTCTCTACCCGCCTTGGACGCTGCACGGGACAACCACCTAGAGGAGAAGAGGGACAAAGACTCTGACGAACCCAAAGCAGACGAAACAAAGAAGCCAAGCCCAGAAAGCTTAGACACAGGAGAGGGCGCAGGAGGCCTGCTTTCCAACAAGCTCAGCACTCGAGAAGGGATACGCAGACCTTCCACCTGGGAGAGCTCCCTCCCTGAAGAGGAGGAGTTGGCAGATATGGAGGCTGACTCTGAGCAGCCTGCTGTGCCCTTTGAGGCATACTCCACCTATGGCCGGccttggaagggaaaggaaaggacggTGAAAACTCTGGCCACTACTCTGAGAGTCAAAGACCTTCACGAGACGGACTCTAAACGCACTCGTGAAAATGGGAGCCTGCTTCCCAGACTAGCCAAGGTGcaggaaaatgagacagaggaGCCGCCACCGCCCGGAGCGCACGTAGCCAAGCTGAAAAGGGTCCCCACCGACGCCCCGCCGGTGCTGCCAGACCTCCCGTTACCCGGGATGCGGGCCAGTGACAGGGCACTGTCTGTCCTTGAACTGATGTCCTCCTTCCCGCCAGAGATACACgcactcccttccccccagcaaGAAGAAGAGGGTGGATTTCCTACGGGACGCAGAAGGAACTCGAAGATGCCGGTGTACTCGGGCCCCAGGAGCGCCGGCCTGCCTAGAACCGTGACTGCGTGTGAGCGGCGGGTGTGGGCCCTCGGGACCAGCGTCCCTGCTGTCCGGGAAGCGGGGGGAGACCCGTGTCCTGCTCCGGAGCCCGCGTGGAAGGGGTGCACGCCCGATCAGCCAGGTCGCACCATCGAGAAATACAATCCCACACTAGCGAAAGAAACGGGCCACTTATGGAAAAGGCGCTGTCAACGAGACTTTAAGGAAGCCCGGCCGGAGGAGCACGAGTCGTGGCGGGAGATGTACCTGCGGCTCCGGGAGGCCCGAGAGCGGCGGCTCCGGCTGGTGACGATGAAGATCCGCTCTGCACGCGCCGAGAGGCCCAGAGGCCGACAGACACAGATGATCTTCTTCCACTCTGTGCTCGACAAGCCTTGTGAGgttcccaggaggcaggaaaagccTGCCTCGGGAGGAGCGGCCATCCCCGATAAAGCCGAGGTGCAGCCGGCCCCACGCCCACAGGAGAGCAGCCGGCCCCCCTCCAGCAGCACCGGTGGCCACAGCCGCTTTCACCCGCTCCCTGCGAGGCCCCCCTCCTGCGGCCCCAGCACCAGGAAAGCCGCCGCCAAGAAAGTAGCCCCGCTCATGGCCAAGACGATCCGAGATTACAGGAACACATACTCCCGCCGATGA